In a single window of the Nicotiana tomentosiformis chromosome 8, ASM39032v3, whole genome shotgun sequence genome:
- the LOC138897276 gene encoding uncharacterized protein: protein MAPFNASYGRRCRSPIGWFEIGEAEFIGPDLVHQAMEKVKIIKEQLKTAQSCQKSYSDVRHKDLEFKEDDWVFLKDSHMKDVMQFGKKGKFSSRYVVPYRIIQRITEVAYKLERPPEMSLVHPVFPVSMLKKVVGDPKLIVPVDTIEFNEKLTCEEIPVSIID from the coding sequence atggcaccgttcaaCGCTTCatatggaaggagatgtagatctcccattgggtggtttgagattggggaagcagagttcaTAGGTCCAGACCtcgtacatcaggctatggaaaaggttaagatcattaaggagcagttgaagactgctcagagttgtcagaagtcctattcggatgttcgtcataaggatttagagttcaaagaagatgattgggtattcttgaaggatTCCCACATGAAAGAtgtaatgcaatttggtaagaaagggaaatttagTTCGAGGTATGTTGTACCAtatagaatcattcagaggatcactgaggtggcgtacaagcttgagcgaccacctgagatgtcattagtgcatcCGGTGTTTCCTGTATCTATGCTGAAGAAAGTGGTTGGAGACCCGaaactcattgttccggttgatacTATTGAgtttaatgagaaattgacttgtgaagagattccagtttctattattgattag
- the LOC138897277 gene encoding uncharacterized protein, translating into MDHKRLQYIFKLKELNLRQIRRLELLKDYDIDILYHPGKANVVADALSQKSMCSLAHLEAYQRSLANEVHRLASLGVHLADSSEGWVIVQNRAESSLVVQVNKKQYNDPLLAQLKGRIHKHKTMDFSLGMGNGTLRYQGHLCVPNVDGLRERIMTDAQTFRYFMHPGSTEMYHDLKEV; encoded by the coding sequence atggaccataagagacttcaatatattttcaagctgAAGGAATTAAATCTAAGGCAAATAAGaaggcttgagttactcaaggactacgacattgatattttatatcatccggggaaggctaatgttgtggcggatgctcttagccagaaatctatgtgTAGTTTAGCAcatttggaggcatatcaaaggtcatTGGCCAacgaagttcaccgattggctagtttgggagttcatcttgcggactctagtgaaggatgggtgattgtgcaaaatagggctgaatcatcacttgttgtgcaAGTCAAtaagaagcaatacaacgatccattgttggcacaattgaaaggaaggattcataaacataagactatggacttttctcttggcatgggtaatggtacactaaggtaccaagggcatctatgtgttccaaatgtagatggtcttcgggagaGAATCATGACAGACGCTCAGACTTTTAGGTATTTCATGCATCCGGGATCTACggaaatgtatcatgatcttaaggaagtctaa
- the LOC138897278 gene encoding uncharacterized protein, translating into MGRIENMFQQMMEKNADSDAQLASHTTSIHNLEALNTHPNGALPIDVVVNPKDGNNTGHAMALITRSGRVGDASTSNKSVEETQEEVNPCREYTIDISELIVQKAKAPVPKPPPTYPQRRAKQNGEYQFKNFIQMMKGLSINLPLVEALEQILVYAKFMKDLVTKKGR; encoded by the exons atgggtcgtattgagaacatgttccaacaaatgatggaaaagaatgcggattcggatgcccaacttgcctcacatacCACATCAATCCATAATCTTGAAGCTCTTAATACTCATCCTAACGGTGCATTACCTATTGACGTGGTAGTGAACCCAAAGGATGGTAACAATACGGGACATGCTATGGCATTAATCACAAGAAGTGGTAGAGTCGGGGATGCATCCACCTCAAAcaaaag tgtggaggagacgcaagaagaggtgaacccgtGTAGGGAATACACAATTGATATATCAGAACtgatagtgcaaaaggctaaggcacccgTGCCAAAGCCCCCACCTACATATCCTCAAAGGCGTGCTAAACAAAATGGTGAGTATCAGTTCAAGAATTTTATTCAAATGATGAAAGGTCTCTCTATCAATCTTCCATTGgtggaagctttggaacaaattctcgtttatgccaagtttatgaaagatcttgtgaccaagaaaggtcgatga